The following proteins are co-located in the Castanea sativa cultivar Marrone di Chiusa Pesio chromosome 8, ASM4071231v1 genome:
- the LOC142606877 gene encoding pentatricopeptide repeat-containing protein ELI1, chloroplastic: MPPTCVMSSTTIYSTPPPPPLPTGKTNTHQFPTVDRLVFLIDKSKSINHLLQLHAALLRHDLHHHSILNFKLQRSYYTLGRLDYSVSLFERTHNPNVFFWTSIINGHVQRALHDQALFYYAQMLVHGVEPNCFTFSSLLKSCPLEPGKALHSQAIKLGFVSDLFVRTGLVDVYARGGDVMSAQQLFDTMPEKSLVSLTAMMTCYAKYGELGKARVLFEEMKERDVICWNVMIDGYAQNGMPNEAFILFRKMLRARVKPNEVTVLSVLSACGQLGVLESGRWLHSYIENNRIEINVHVGTALVDMYSKCGSLEDARLVFDRIKDKDVVAWNSMITGYAIHGFSQNALQLFNEMCMIGHHPTHVTFIAVLSACGHAGLVGKGWSFFHSMKDQYGIEPRIEHYGCMVNLLGRAGHLEEAYALVKNMNTEPDPVLWGTLLAACRLHDNIALGEEIAEFLVGKNLANSGTYILLSNIYAAAGNWDGVARVRTLMKDSGVQKEPGCSSIEVNNKVHEFLAGDKKHPNSKEIYMMLEEINGWLKAHGYTPQTEIVLHDLGERQKEQSLEVHSEKLAMAFGLISTQPGTTIKIVKNLRVCLDCHAVTKLISKITGRKIVMRDRNRFHHFVNGSCSCGDYW, from the coding sequence ATGCCGCCGACGTGCGTAATGTCCTCGACCACCATTTACTCAACcccaccgccaccaccactgCCCACCGGTAAAACCAACACTCACCAATTTCCAACAGTAGACAGACTCGTCTTCCTTATCGACAAGTCCAAATCCATCAACCACCTTCTCCAACTCCACGCCGCACTCCTTCGCCACGACCTTCACCACCACTCCATCTTGAATTTCAAGCTCCAGCGCTCTTACTACACTCTCGGTCGCCTCGACTATTCTGTTTCTCTCTTTGAACGTACCCACAACCCCAATGTCTTTTTCTGGACCTCCATTATTAACGGTCACGTACAACGCGCTCTACACGACCAAGCACTCTTCTACTACGCGCAAATGCTGGTTCATGGTGTCGAACCCAATTGCTTCACCTTCTCTTCGCTCTTGAAATCTTGCCCACTTGAACCCGGAAAAGCCCTTCATTCCCAAGCGATCAAACTTGGGTTCGTGTCGGATTTATTTGTTAGGACTGGTCTCGTTGACGTTTATGCGAGAGGGGGTGATGTGATGTCTGCGCAACAACTGTTTGATACTATGCCTGAGAAGAGTTTGGTTTCTTTGACGGCAATGATGACTTGTTATGCCAAATATGGGGAGCTTGGCAAGGCCCGTGTGCTGTTCGAAGAAATGAAGGAGAGGGATGTAATTTGTTGGAATGTGATGATTGATGGGTATGCTCAGAATGGGATGCCAAATGAGGCTTTTATATTGTTTAGAAAAATGTTGAGGGCAAGAGTTAAGCCTAATGAAGTGACGGTGTTGTCTGTACTTTCTGCTTGCGGGCAGCTTGGGGTTTTGGAGTCTGGTAGGTGGCTTCATTCTTACATTGAGAATAATAGGATTGAGATTAATGTTCATGTTGGTACTGCATTGGTTGATATGTATAGTAAATGTGGTAGTTTGGAGGATGCAAGATTGGTTTTTGATAGGATCAAAGATAAGGATGTCGTTGCTTGGAATTCAATGATTACAGGGTATGCAATTCATGGATTTAGCCAAAATGCCTTGCAATTGTTTAATGAAATGTGCATGATTGGTCACCATCCTACTCATGTAACCTTCATTGCCGTTTTGAGTGCTTGCGGTCACGCAGGTTTAGTTGGCAAGGGATGGAGTTTTTTCCATTCAATGAAAGATCAATATGGGATTGAACCAAGGATTGAACATTATGGGTGTATGGTAAATCTTCTTGGCCGTGCTGGGCATTTAGAAGAAGCATATGCGCTTGTCAAAAACATGAACACAGAGCCAGATCCTGTCTTATGGGGAACTTTGCTTGCAGCCTGTAGGCTCCATGATAACATTGCTTTGGGAGAGGAAATTGCAGAGTTTCTGGTTGGCAAGAACCTTGCAAATTCAGGAACTTATATTCTTTTATCAAACATATATGCAGCTGCTGGCAACTGGGATGGGGTGGCAAGGGTGAGGACCTTGATGAAAGACAGCGGAGTGCAGAAGGAACCTGGCTGTAGCTCAATTGAAGTGAATAATAAGGTACACGAGTTTCTTGCTGGAGATAAGAAACACCCAAACAGCAAAGAAATTTACATGATGCTAGAGGAGATAAATGGTTGGCTCAAGGCACACGGCTACACCCCACAGACAGAAATTGTGTTACATGACTTAGGGGAGAGACAAAAGGAGCAATCTCTTGAAGTTCACAGTGAGAAGCTAGCTATGGCTTTTGGGCTCATCAGTACTCAACCCGGAACTACTATCAAGATTGTGAAGAACCTCCGTGTATGTCTGGACTGTCATGCTGTGACCAAGTTGATTTCAAAGATAACTGGACGTAAGATTGTGATGAGGGACCGTAATCGATTTCACCACTTTGTGAACGGTTCCTGTTCTTGTGGGGATTACTGGTGA